Proteins from one Roseimicrobium gellanilyticum genomic window:
- a CDS encoding PSD1 and planctomycete cytochrome C domain-containing protein, with protein sequence MRLPLFLTLSIISSTAFASQTPEAEAQQAAKLEFFEKKVRPILVSHCYSCHSADTKPSGGLRVDDRNGLLMGGNAGPAVIAGDPTKGLLLDRILHTDPKKRMPKEGELLTESEVEVLKTWITDGAVWPHEALPNNIGKLSKKAEELKATHWAWQPLSEPKVPEVKDTAWPRTNIDRFILATLEEKKLRPVSEADRATLLRRVTYDLTGLPPTTKEITGFLEDKDSTEIAFARVVDRLLASSAFGERWGRHWLDVARYGESTGPSRNVPYPHAWRYRDYVLDAVNRDVPFDRFIQEQVAGDLLAADSPAERDRLLTATGFLALGVKDVNQRFKVRFIMDNVDEQIDAVTRSVLGLTVSCARCHDHKFDPIPVTDYYALAGIFTSTDHCAGVRNKMGGGGLDYYDPAMLVALSTTMEAAPKEQVEKLQTQVAEAKKAWDDIRGTPAGLKLTADGRPTQRAYRTKYEKLQADLLALTDPAARGHAVHGVRDSKVIADTEVRIRGEAERLGPVVPRGFLSTFTVPGAPEVNPAQSGRLELAQWLTSPNNPLTPRVIVNRVWQHLHGVGIVNTVDNFGVNGDHPSHPALLDYLATRFMREGWSVKKLVREVVLSKSYQLGTAVPEGYREIDPANRLVWRHAPRRQTAEELRDSMLAAAGRLESKVPEGSPAKDLKMIEMRDNGAEARNIHESADRSLTRSVYLPLLRGVTPSSLAAFDPVEQTLVTGQREATTVPTQALYLLNSTFVRQQALVLAEQVVAESGRSDVEALREVYQLTLGRQPTEQEATRAGAFLASYEYSYQDASPPVVLASLTSEPRPAGASDARTDAIPVNPDDVDRTEQAVREETVQPRTPRAAAWMNLVQAIYASAEFRFVR encoded by the coding sequence ATGCGCCTTCCCCTATTTCTCACCCTCTCCATCATCAGCAGCACCGCCTTCGCCTCGCAGACACCGGAGGCCGAGGCCCAGCAGGCCGCGAAGCTGGAGTTCTTTGAAAAGAAGGTGCGCCCCATCCTGGTGAGCCACTGCTACTCATGCCACTCCGCGGATACGAAACCCTCCGGAGGATTGCGCGTGGACGATCGCAACGGACTGCTCATGGGCGGCAATGCCGGCCCTGCCGTCATCGCAGGCGATCCCACGAAAGGCCTGCTTCTGGATCGCATCCTGCACACCGACCCCAAGAAGCGCATGCCCAAGGAGGGCGAACTCCTCACCGAGTCCGAAGTGGAAGTGCTGAAGACATGGATCACCGATGGCGCGGTGTGGCCCCACGAGGCCCTGCCCAACAACATCGGCAAACTTTCGAAGAAGGCGGAAGAACTCAAGGCCACACACTGGGCGTGGCAACCGCTGAGCGAGCCGAAGGTCCCCGAGGTGAAGGACACGGCATGGCCGCGCACCAACATCGACCGCTTCATCCTTGCCACCCTCGAAGAGAAGAAACTGCGTCCTGTTTCTGAAGCAGACCGCGCCACCTTGCTGCGCCGCGTGACGTATGACCTCACCGGTCTGCCTCCCACGACAAAGGAAATCACCGGCTTCCTGGAAGACAAGGACAGCACGGAGATCGCCTTCGCCCGTGTGGTGGATCGTTTGCTCGCGTCCTCTGCCTTTGGTGAACGCTGGGGCCGTCACTGGCTGGATGTGGCACGCTATGGCGAGTCCACCGGCCCTTCACGCAACGTGCCATATCCCCACGCGTGGCGTTATCGCGACTACGTGCTGGATGCGGTGAATCGGGATGTGCCCTTTGATCGCTTCATCCAGGAACAGGTCGCCGGAGACTTGCTGGCCGCCGATTCGCCCGCCGAGCGTGATCGTCTACTCACCGCCACGGGATTCCTCGCGCTGGGTGTGAAGGACGTGAACCAGCGCTTCAAGGTGCGCTTCATCATGGACAATGTGGATGAGCAAATCGACGCGGTCACGCGCTCGGTGCTGGGCCTCACCGTGAGCTGCGCGCGCTGCCACGATCACAAGTTCGACCCCATTCCGGTGACGGACTACTATGCGCTCGCGGGCATCTTCACCAGCACGGACCACTGCGCCGGTGTGCGGAACAAGATGGGCGGCGGCGGTCTGGACTACTACGACCCTGCCATGCTCGTCGCGCTCTCCACCACCATGGAGGCCGCGCCGAAAGAGCAGGTGGAGAAGCTGCAAACGCAGGTCGCTGAAGCCAAGAAAGCGTGGGATGACATCCGTGGTACACCCGCAGGACTGAAGCTCACCGCGGATGGCCGCCCCACCCAGCGCGCATACCGCACGAAGTATGAAAAGCTGCAGGCGGACCTGCTTGCCCTCACCGATCCCGCTGCACGCGGTCATGCGGTGCATGGTGTGCGCGACAGCAAGGTCATCGCGGACACCGAAGTGCGCATCCGTGGTGAAGCAGAGCGTCTCGGTCCCGTGGTGCCACGTGGTTTCCTGAGCACCTTCACCGTGCCAGGCGCGCCCGAGGTGAACCCCGCGCAGAGCGGTCGTCTGGAGCTCGCACAGTGGCTCACCAGTCCGAACAATCCTCTCACCCCGCGTGTGATTGTGAACCGCGTATGGCAACACCTGCACGGCGTGGGCATCGTGAATACCGTGGACAACTTTGGTGTGAATGGCGACCATCCATCGCATCCCGCATTGCTGGACTACCTCGCCACGCGCTTCATGCGTGAAGGCTGGTCTGTGAAGAAGCTGGTGCGTGAAGTGGTGCTCTCGAAATCCTACCAACTCGGCACAGCAGTGCCGGAAGGATATCGCGAGATCGATCCCGCGAACCGCCTCGTGTGGCGCCATGCTCCACGGCGCCAGACCGCAGAAGAGCTGCGCGACTCCATGCTCGCCGCCGCAGGTCGTCTCGAATCGAAAGTCCCCGAGGGCTCACCCGCGAAAGACCTGAAGATGATCGAAATGCGCGACAACGGTGCGGAAGCCCGCAACATCCATGAAAGCGCAGACCGCAGCCTCACACGCAGTGTGTACCTGCCGCTGCTGCGTGGCGTCACTCCTTCGTCACTGGCGGCCTTCGACCCGGTGGAGCAGACGCTGGTGACCGGCCAGCGCGAGGCCACCACTGTGCCAACGCAAGCCCTGTACCTTCTGAATTCCACCTTCGTGCGGCAGCAGGCGCTGGTGCTCGCGGAGCAGGTGGTGGCAGAGAGTGGCCGCTCGGATGTAGAGGCCCTGCGCGAGGTATACCAACTCACCTTGGGCCGCCAGCCCACGGAGCAGGAGGCCACGCGCGCTGGCGCCTTCCTCGCATCCTATGAGTATTCCTATCAGGATGCATCACCTCCTGTGGTGCTGGCCTCCCTCACCAGCGAGCCTCGGCCCGCAGGCGCTTCGGATGCCAGGACGGACGCCATCCCGGTGAACCCCGATGATGTCGATCGCACCGAGCAGGCCGTGCGCGAAGAAACCGTGCAACCCCGCACCCCACGCGCCGCCGCCTGGATGAACCTCGTACAGGCCATCTACGCCTCCGCCGAGTTCCGCTTCGTCCGCTAA
- a CDS encoding DUF5985 family protein has protein sequence MVQIVYILCSLACLLCAVLLMRGYKRSKHELLFWSATCFIILAFANFILVVDLVLIPTGVDLLLWRSCMSLVAMCVLLYGLIFKSA, from the coding sequence ATGGTCCAGATAGTCTACATCCTCTGTTCTCTGGCATGCCTGTTATGCGCCGTGCTTTTGATGCGCGGGTACAAGCGCTCCAAACATGAACTCCTCTTCTGGAGCGCCACCTGTTTCATCATCCTGGCTTTCGCAAATTTCATTCTGGTGGTGGATCTGGTCCTGATTCCCACAGGTGTCGACCTTCTCCTGTGGCGCAGTTGCATGAGTCTGGTCGCCATGTGTGTTCTTCTGTACGGATTGATTTTCAAGTCTGCCTAA
- a CDS encoding DUF5985 family protein, whose translation MIVAAFISGAIAAMSFTAAAFFLRFWQKTKDRLFVYFAVAFLLLMVERIMRTVLDMENELAPLVYGVRLVAFLTIIVGIVDKNRVK comes from the coding sequence ATGATTGTTGCCGCGTTCATTTCTGGAGCCATCGCAGCCATGAGTTTCACAGCGGCGGCTTTCTTCCTGCGCTTCTGGCAGAAGACAAAGGACCGGCTGTTTGTCTATTTCGCGGTGGCGTTCCTTCTCCTCATGGTGGAGCGAATCATGCGCACGGTGCTGGACATGGAGAATGAGCTCGCCCCGCTGGTCTACGGCGTGCGCCTGGTAGCCTTCCTCACGATCATCGTGGGCATTGTGGATAAGAACCGGGTGAAGTGA
- a CDS encoding DUF1501 domain-containing protein has product MSSPFTPTLTRQTLLRSAGAGFGYLALAGLLGHQQQAFGAEKKLEHPLAPKKPHFTPRAKRIIFVFMEGAMSQLDTFEYKPQLVKDGGKGGPGGGTLTSSKFKFKQYGQTGSWFSELLPNIATHADKFCWLRGLHTDTPAHPQAVVQLHTGSANAALTRPSMGAWLLYGLGSENNDLPGYVTINPPPNFGGAVNYGSAFLPAEYQGTRINDQGQLPNVKAYSARSLQRKQLDLIQSMNRDLAATSGAPDPVDAIIESFELGFRMQSKVPELLDISKEPVKVQEAYGVKDGPQGAFARQCLMARRLSEAGVRFVEICQSGWDHHNNLHKGLIDRTSTIDQPVAALLHDLETRGLLEETLVLFGSEFGRQPTAQGQDGRDHNITGYSMALAGAGVKAGYVHGATDEYGIKAVEGRMHTNDLHATLLALMGLDHEKLRYRYAGRDFRLTDVAGNVATEIFA; this is encoded by the coding sequence ATGTCTTCCCCCTTCACCCCCACCCTCACCCGCCAGACCCTCCTGCGCTCGGCAGGCGCGGGTTTTGGCTATCTCGCGCTCGCCGGTTTGCTGGGCCATCAGCAGCAGGCCTTCGGTGCCGAGAAGAAACTGGAGCATCCACTCGCGCCAAAGAAGCCGCACTTCACCCCACGTGCGAAGCGCATCATCTTCGTCTTCATGGAGGGCGCGATGTCGCAGCTCGATACCTTCGAGTACAAGCCGCAGCTCGTGAAGGATGGTGGCAAGGGCGGTCCGGGCGGTGGCACACTCACGAGTTCGAAGTTCAAGTTCAAGCAATATGGCCAGACCGGCTCGTGGTTCTCTGAACTGCTGCCGAACATCGCCACGCACGCAGACAAGTTCTGCTGGCTGCGCGGTCTGCATACGGATACGCCCGCGCATCCGCAGGCCGTGGTGCAGCTCCACACCGGCAGCGCCAACGCCGCACTCACCCGCCCCAGCATGGGCGCATGGCTGCTCTATGGTCTCGGCAGTGAGAACAATGACCTCCCCGGTTATGTGACCATCAATCCTCCGCCGAATTTCGGTGGCGCGGTGAACTACGGCAGCGCCTTCCTGCCTGCCGAGTACCAGGGCACGCGCATCAATGATCAGGGCCAGCTGCCCAACGTGAAAGCCTACTCAGCAAGGTCACTCCAGCGGAAGCAGCTCGACCTCATCCAGTCCATGAACCGCGATCTCGCCGCCACCTCCGGCGCGCCGGATCCGGTGGATGCCATCATCGAATCCTTCGAGCTCGGCTTCCGCATGCAGAGCAAGGTGCCCGAGCTGCTCGATATCTCAAAGGAGCCCGTGAAGGTGCAGGAGGCCTATGGCGTGAAGGATGGTCCGCAGGGCGCCTTTGCCCGCCAGTGCCTCATGGCGCGCCGGCTCAGCGAGGCTGGCGTGCGCTTCGTGGAAATCTGCCAGTCCGGTTGGGACCATCACAACAACCTGCACAAGGGGCTCATCGATCGGACCAGCACCATCGACCAGCCGGTTGCTGCATTGCTGCATGACCTGGAGACCCGTGGACTGCTGGAGGAGACCCTCGTGCTTTTTGGTTCCGAGTTCGGACGCCAGCCCACCGCGCAGGGGCAGGATGGCCGCGACCACAACATCACCGGCTACTCCATGGCGCTTGCCGGTGCCGGCGTGAAGGCAGGCTATGTCCATGGTGCCACCGATGAATATGGCATCAAGGCCGTAGAAGGCCGCATGCACACGAATGATCTGCACGCCACCCTGCTGGCACTCATGGGGCTGGATCACGAGAAGCTGCGCTATCGCTATGCAGGCCGTGATTTCCGGCTGACTGATGTCGCAGGAAATGTGGCGACGGAGATTTTTGCGTAG